One segment of Meleagris gallopavo isolate NT-WF06-2002-E0010 breed Aviagen turkey brand Nicholas breeding stock chromosome 8, Turkey_5.1, whole genome shotgun sequence DNA contains the following:
- the LOC100539666 gene encoding G protein-coupled receptor kinase 5 isoform X2 encodes MNSMYFDRFLQWKWLERQPVTKNTFRQYRVLGKGGFGEVCACQVRATGKMYACKRLEKKRIKKRKGESMALNEKQILEKVNSQFVVNLAYAYETKDALCLVLTIMNGGDLKFHIYNMGNPGFEEERALFYAAEILCGLEDLHRENTVYRDLKPENILLDDYGHIRISDLGLAVKIPEGESIRGRVGTVGYMAPEVLNNQRYTLSPDYWGLGCLIYEMIAGQSPFRGRKEKVKREEVDRRVLETEEVYSHKFSEEAKSICKMVRGLKAQCGSFVGKLYLT; translated from the exons gcaACCAGTAACGAAAAACACGTTTAGGCAGTACAGGGTGCTAGGGAAAGGCGGCTTTGGGGAG GTCTGCGCTTGCCAGGTTCGAGCAACAGGGAAGATGTACGCCTGCAAAAGATTAGagaagaagagaataaaaaagaggaaaggcgAATCCATGGCACtaaatgaaaagcagattttagaaaaAGTCAATAGTCAGTTTGTA gTCAATTTAGCCTATGCCTATGAAACAAAGGATGCACTATGTTTAGTTCTGACCATAATGAATGGAGGTGATCTCAAGTTTCATATCTACAACATGGGAAACCCAGGTTTTGAGGAGGAAAGAGCTTTGTTTTATGCTGCAGAGATTCTTTGTGGTTTAGAAGATCTTCACAGAGAAAACACAGTATACAG agatttgAAGCCAGAAAATATCCTGCTAGATGATTATG GCCATATTAGAATATCGGATTTGGGTCTAGCTGTTAAAATCCCTGAGGGTGAATCGATCCGTGGAAGGGTAGGAACAGTGGGTTATATGG CCCCAGAAGTGTTGAACAACCAGAGATACACACTCAGCCCTGACTACTGGGGACTGGGCTGTCTCATTTATGAGATGATTGCTGGGCAATCACCATTTCgtggaaggaaagagaaggtgAAGAGAGAAGAAGTGGACAGAAGAGTTCTGGAGACTGAGGAGGTGTATTCCCATAAGTTTTCTGAGGAGGCCAAGTCCATCTGTAAAATGGTAAGGGGCTTAAAGGCACAATGTGGCAGCTTCGTTGGGAAGCTGTATCTGACATAG